One window of Cygnus olor isolate bCygOlo1 chromosome 28, bCygOlo1.pri.v2, whole genome shotgun sequence genomic DNA carries:
- the PIP5K1A gene encoding phosphatidylinositol 4-phosphate 5-kinase type-1 alpha isoform X6: MAAAGPEPGDSGGGGLGGSSTFKKSLTPEMPGSSGQPGSQTIKKGHRGVDSTGETTYKKTTSSALKGAIQLGITHTVGSLSTKPERDVLMQDFYVVESIFFPSEGSNLTPAHHYNDFRFKTYAPVAFRYFRELFGIRPDDYLYSLCSEPLIELSNSGASGSLFYVSSDDEFIIKTVQHKEAEFLQKLLPGYYMNLNQNPRTLLPKFYGLYCVQAGGKNIRIVVMNNLLPRSVKMHLKYDLKGSTYKRRASQKEREKVFPTYKDLDFMQDIPDGLFLDSDMYNALCKTLQRDCLVLQSFKIMDYSLLVAIHNIDLAQREHALADGTSQTDTRRPAAQKALYSTAMESIQGEARRGGTIETDDQMGGIPARNAKGERLLLYIGIIDVLQSYRFVKKLEHSWKALVHDGDTVSVHRPSFYAERFQRFMCNTAFKKIPLKPSPSKKSRSGTAVPRRSCQGGVPFQSHMSCETKAQVTTEVDVEQDLLPRTLPVDEANSDSVATTLSTSSLGSGGLNSPANSGSPGPSIPEHSSELREQFEDLQETEISF, from the exons atggcggcggcggggccggagccggggGACAGCGGAGGCGGCGGCCTGGGGG GATCATCTACTTTCAAAAAATCGCTCACGCCTGAG ATGCCAGGTTCTTCGGGACAGCCAGGCtcacagacaataaaaaaaggGCACAGAGGAGTGGATTCCACAGGCGAGACTACCTATAAAAAG ACAACATCATCTGCCTTGAAAGGTGCCATTCAGCTGGGCATTACACACACAGTTGGAAGCTTGAGCACCAAACCTGAAAGAGATGTTCTCATGCAAGATTTCTACGTGgtagaaagtattttcttcccaag TGAAGGGAGCAACCTGACCCCGGCTCATCACTACAATGATTTTCGGTTCAAAACCTATGCTCCAGTGGCCTTTCGTTATTTCCGGGAGCTGTTTGGGATCCGACCTGATGACTATCTG TACTCGCTCTGTAGTGAGCCACTCATCGAACTTTCTAACTCCGGGGCGAGCGGATCCCTCTTCTACGTATCCAGTGACGATGAGTTTATCATCAAAACAGTTCAGCACAAAGAGGCTGAGTtcttgcagaagctgctgcctggctACTATATG AACTTGAACCAGAACCCAAGGACGCTGCTGCCAAAGTTTTATGGCTTGTACTGTGTCCAAGCCGGGGGCAAAAACATTCGGATTGTTGTGATGAACAACCTTCTGCCACGCTCTGTGAAAATGCACCTGAAATACGACCTGAAGGGCTCCACCTACAAACGTCGAGCGTCCCAGAAGGAACGGGAGAAGGTCTTCCCAACATACAAGGACTTGGATTTTATGCAGGACATCCCTGATGGCCTCTTCTTAGATTCAGACATGTATAACGCTCTGTGCAAAACGTTACAGAGAGACTGTTTG GTCCTGCAGAGTTTTAAAATCATGGATTATAGCTTGCTTGTGGCAATCCATAACATTGATCTGGCACAGAGAGAGCATGCGTTGGCAGATGGGACATCTCAGACCGACACGCGGCGACCCGCTGCCCAGAAGGCCCTCTACTCTACAGCCATGGAATCCATCCAAGGAGAGGCCCGGCGAGGTGGCACCATAGAGACAGATGACCA GATGGGAGGCATTCCAGCCCGTAACGCGAAGGGGGAGAGACTGCTCCTTTACATTGGCATCATTGATGTGCTGCAGTCCTACAG atTTGTCAAGAAGCTAGAGCATTCTTGGAAGGCCCTTGTACATGATGGG GACACTGTGTCTGTGCACAGACCCAGCTTCTATGCCGAAAGATTCCAACGGTTCATGTGCAACACAGCATTCAAGAAAATACCAT TAAAGCCATCCCCTTCTAAGAAGAGCCGGTCTGGCACCGCAGTTCCTCGTCGAAGCTGTCAAGGAGGAGTGCCTTTCCAGTCACATATGTCATGTGAGACAAAAGCACAAGTAACAACGGAGGTGGATGTAGAGCAAG ATCTCCTGCCCAGGACTCTGCCAGTAGATGAAGCTAACAGCGATTCCGTCGCAACAACCCTGTCCACTTCTTCCTTGGGCAGCGGAGGCCTCAACTCACCCGCAAACAG TGGCTCCCCAGGGCCTTCAATACCCGAGCACTCCTCAGAACTGAGGGAACAGTTCGAAGACCTGCAGGAGACGGAGATAAGCTTT tga
- the PIP5K1A gene encoding phosphatidylinositol 4-phosphate 5-kinase type-1 alpha isoform X7, translating into MAAAGPEPGDSGGGGLGGSSTFKKSLTPEMPGSSGQPGSQTIKKGHRGVDSTGETTYKKTTSSALKGAIQLGITHTVGSLSTKPERDVLMQDFYVVESIFFPSEGSNLTPAHHYNDFRFKTYAPVAFRYFRELFGIRPDDYLYSLCSEPLIELSNSGASGSLFYVSSDDEFIIKTVQHKEAEFLQKLLPGYYMNLNQNPRTLLPKFYGLYCVQAGGKNIRIVVMNNLLPRSVKMHLKYDLKGSTYKRRASQKEREKVFPTYKDLDFMQDIPDGLFLDSDMYNALCKTLQRDCLVLQSFKIMDYSLLVAIHNIDLAQREHALADGTSQTDTRRPAAQKALYSTAMESIQGEARRGGTIETDDQMGGIPARNAKGERLLLYIGIIDVLQSYRFVKKLEHSWKALVHDGDTVSVHRPSFYAERFQRFMCNTAFKKIPLKPSPSKKSRSGTAVPRRSCQGGVPFQSHMSCETKAQVTTEVDVEQGSHLGRPDLLPRTLPVDEANSDSVATTLSTSSLGSGGLNSPANRSPPSVFPVAPQGLQYPSTPQN; encoded by the exons atggcggcggcggggccggagccggggGACAGCGGAGGCGGCGGCCTGGGGG GATCATCTACTTTCAAAAAATCGCTCACGCCTGAG ATGCCAGGTTCTTCGGGACAGCCAGGCtcacagacaataaaaaaaggGCACAGAGGAGTGGATTCCACAGGCGAGACTACCTATAAAAAG ACAACATCATCTGCCTTGAAAGGTGCCATTCAGCTGGGCATTACACACACAGTTGGAAGCTTGAGCACCAAACCTGAAAGAGATGTTCTCATGCAAGATTTCTACGTGgtagaaagtattttcttcccaag TGAAGGGAGCAACCTGACCCCGGCTCATCACTACAATGATTTTCGGTTCAAAACCTATGCTCCAGTGGCCTTTCGTTATTTCCGGGAGCTGTTTGGGATCCGACCTGATGACTATCTG TACTCGCTCTGTAGTGAGCCACTCATCGAACTTTCTAACTCCGGGGCGAGCGGATCCCTCTTCTACGTATCCAGTGACGATGAGTTTATCATCAAAACAGTTCAGCACAAAGAGGCTGAGTtcttgcagaagctgctgcctggctACTATATG AACTTGAACCAGAACCCAAGGACGCTGCTGCCAAAGTTTTATGGCTTGTACTGTGTCCAAGCCGGGGGCAAAAACATTCGGATTGTTGTGATGAACAACCTTCTGCCACGCTCTGTGAAAATGCACCTGAAATACGACCTGAAGGGCTCCACCTACAAACGTCGAGCGTCCCAGAAGGAACGGGAGAAGGTCTTCCCAACATACAAGGACTTGGATTTTATGCAGGACATCCCTGATGGCCTCTTCTTAGATTCAGACATGTATAACGCTCTGTGCAAAACGTTACAGAGAGACTGTTTG GTCCTGCAGAGTTTTAAAATCATGGATTATAGCTTGCTTGTGGCAATCCATAACATTGATCTGGCACAGAGAGAGCATGCGTTGGCAGATGGGACATCTCAGACCGACACGCGGCGACCCGCTGCCCAGAAGGCCCTCTACTCTACAGCCATGGAATCCATCCAAGGAGAGGCCCGGCGAGGTGGCACCATAGAGACAGATGACCA GATGGGAGGCATTCCAGCCCGTAACGCGAAGGGGGAGAGACTGCTCCTTTACATTGGCATCATTGATGTGCTGCAGTCCTACAG atTTGTCAAGAAGCTAGAGCATTCTTGGAAGGCCCTTGTACATGATGGG GACACTGTGTCTGTGCACAGACCCAGCTTCTATGCCGAAAGATTCCAACGGTTCATGTGCAACACAGCATTCAAGAAAATACCAT TAAAGCCATCCCCTTCTAAGAAGAGCCGGTCTGGCACCGCAGTTCCTCGTCGAAGCTGTCAAGGAGGAGTGCCTTTCCAGTCACATATGTCATGTGAGACAAAAGCACAAGTAACAACGGAGGTGGATGTAGAGCAAG GTTCCCACCTTGGTCGTCCAGATCTCCTGCCCAGGACTCTGCCAGTAGATGAAGCTAACAGCGATTCCGTCGCAACAACCCTGTCCACTTCTTCCTTGGGCAGCGGAGGCCTCAACTCACCCGCAAACAG GTCTCCCCCTTCTGTTTTCCCAGTGGCTCCCCAGGGCCTTCAATACCCGAGCACTCCTCAGAACTGA
- the PIP5K1A gene encoding phosphatidylinositol 4-phosphate 5-kinase type-1 alpha isoform X8 has translation MAAAGPEPGDSGGGGLGGSSTFKKSLTPEMPGSSGQPGSQTIKKGHRGVDSTGETTYKKTTSSALKGAIQLGITHTVGSLSTKPERDVLMQDFYVVESIFFPSEGSNLTPAHHYNDFRFKTYAPVAFRYFRELFGIRPDDYLYSLCSEPLIELSNSGASGSLFYVSSDDEFIIKTVQHKEAEFLQKLLPGYYMNLNQNPRTLLPKFYGLYCVQAGGKNIRIVVMNNLLPRSVKMHLKYDLKGSTYKRRASQKEREKVFPTYKDLDFMQDIPDGLFLDSDMYNALCKTLQRDCLVLQSFKIMDYSLLVAIHNIDLAQREHALADGTSQTDTRRPAAQKALYSTAMESIQGEARRGGTIETDDQMGGIPARNAKGERLLLYIGIIDVLQSYRFVKKLEHSWKALVHDGDTVSVHRPSFYAERFQRFMCNTAFKKIPLKPSPSKKSRSGTAVPRRSCQGGVPFQSHMSCETKAQVTTEVDVEQDLLPRTLPVDEANSDSVATTLSTSSLGSGGLNSPANRSPPSVFPVAPQGLQYPSTPQN, from the exons atggcggcggcggggccggagccggggGACAGCGGAGGCGGCGGCCTGGGGG GATCATCTACTTTCAAAAAATCGCTCACGCCTGAG ATGCCAGGTTCTTCGGGACAGCCAGGCtcacagacaataaaaaaaggGCACAGAGGAGTGGATTCCACAGGCGAGACTACCTATAAAAAG ACAACATCATCTGCCTTGAAAGGTGCCATTCAGCTGGGCATTACACACACAGTTGGAAGCTTGAGCACCAAACCTGAAAGAGATGTTCTCATGCAAGATTTCTACGTGgtagaaagtattttcttcccaag TGAAGGGAGCAACCTGACCCCGGCTCATCACTACAATGATTTTCGGTTCAAAACCTATGCTCCAGTGGCCTTTCGTTATTTCCGGGAGCTGTTTGGGATCCGACCTGATGACTATCTG TACTCGCTCTGTAGTGAGCCACTCATCGAACTTTCTAACTCCGGGGCGAGCGGATCCCTCTTCTACGTATCCAGTGACGATGAGTTTATCATCAAAACAGTTCAGCACAAAGAGGCTGAGTtcttgcagaagctgctgcctggctACTATATG AACTTGAACCAGAACCCAAGGACGCTGCTGCCAAAGTTTTATGGCTTGTACTGTGTCCAAGCCGGGGGCAAAAACATTCGGATTGTTGTGATGAACAACCTTCTGCCACGCTCTGTGAAAATGCACCTGAAATACGACCTGAAGGGCTCCACCTACAAACGTCGAGCGTCCCAGAAGGAACGGGAGAAGGTCTTCCCAACATACAAGGACTTGGATTTTATGCAGGACATCCCTGATGGCCTCTTCTTAGATTCAGACATGTATAACGCTCTGTGCAAAACGTTACAGAGAGACTGTTTG GTCCTGCAGAGTTTTAAAATCATGGATTATAGCTTGCTTGTGGCAATCCATAACATTGATCTGGCACAGAGAGAGCATGCGTTGGCAGATGGGACATCTCAGACCGACACGCGGCGACCCGCTGCCCAGAAGGCCCTCTACTCTACAGCCATGGAATCCATCCAAGGAGAGGCCCGGCGAGGTGGCACCATAGAGACAGATGACCA GATGGGAGGCATTCCAGCCCGTAACGCGAAGGGGGAGAGACTGCTCCTTTACATTGGCATCATTGATGTGCTGCAGTCCTACAG atTTGTCAAGAAGCTAGAGCATTCTTGGAAGGCCCTTGTACATGATGGG GACACTGTGTCTGTGCACAGACCCAGCTTCTATGCCGAAAGATTCCAACGGTTCATGTGCAACACAGCATTCAAGAAAATACCAT TAAAGCCATCCCCTTCTAAGAAGAGCCGGTCTGGCACCGCAGTTCCTCGTCGAAGCTGTCAAGGAGGAGTGCCTTTCCAGTCACATATGTCATGTGAGACAAAAGCACAAGTAACAACGGAGGTGGATGTAGAGCAAG ATCTCCTGCCCAGGACTCTGCCAGTAGATGAAGCTAACAGCGATTCCGTCGCAACAACCCTGTCCACTTCTTCCTTGGGCAGCGGAGGCCTCAACTCACCCGCAAACAG GTCTCCCCCTTCTGTTTTCCCAGTGGCTCCCCAGGGCCTTCAATACCCGAGCACTCCTCAGAACTGA
- the PIP5K1A gene encoding phosphatidylinositol 4-phosphate 5-kinase type-1 alpha isoform X1 gives MAAAGPEPGDSGGGGLGGSSTFKKSLTPEMPGSSGQPGSQTIKKGHRGVDSTGETTYKKTTSSALKGAIQLGITHTVGSLSTKPERDVLMQDFYVVESIFFPSEGSNLTPAHHYNDFRFKTYAPVAFRYFRELFGIRPDDYLYSLCSEPLIELSNSGASGSLFYVSSDDEFIIKTVQHKEAEFLQKLLPGYYMNLNQNPRTLLPKFYGLYCVQAGGKNIRIVVMNNLLPRSVKMHLKYDLKGSTYKRRASQKEREKVFPTYKDLDFMQDIPDGLFLDSDMYNALCKTLQRDCLVLQSFKIMDYSLLVAIHNIDLAQREHALADGTSQTDTRRPAAQKALYSTAMESIQGEARRGGTIETDDQMGGIPARNAKGERLLLYIGIIDVLQSYRFVKKLEHSWKALVHDGDTVSVHRPSFYAERFQRFMCNTAFKKIPLKPSPSKKSRSGTAVPRRSCQGGVPFQSHMSCETKAQVTTEVDVEQGSHLGRPDLLPRTLPVDEANSDSVATTLSTSSLGSGGLNSPANRSVGVQVHKADSSAKDLTRAATGIFLPSGSPGPSIPEHSSELREQFEDLQETEISF, from the exons atggcggcggcggggccggagccggggGACAGCGGAGGCGGCGGCCTGGGGG GATCATCTACTTTCAAAAAATCGCTCACGCCTGAG ATGCCAGGTTCTTCGGGACAGCCAGGCtcacagacaataaaaaaaggGCACAGAGGAGTGGATTCCACAGGCGAGACTACCTATAAAAAG ACAACATCATCTGCCTTGAAAGGTGCCATTCAGCTGGGCATTACACACACAGTTGGAAGCTTGAGCACCAAACCTGAAAGAGATGTTCTCATGCAAGATTTCTACGTGgtagaaagtattttcttcccaag TGAAGGGAGCAACCTGACCCCGGCTCATCACTACAATGATTTTCGGTTCAAAACCTATGCTCCAGTGGCCTTTCGTTATTTCCGGGAGCTGTTTGGGATCCGACCTGATGACTATCTG TACTCGCTCTGTAGTGAGCCACTCATCGAACTTTCTAACTCCGGGGCGAGCGGATCCCTCTTCTACGTATCCAGTGACGATGAGTTTATCATCAAAACAGTTCAGCACAAAGAGGCTGAGTtcttgcagaagctgctgcctggctACTATATG AACTTGAACCAGAACCCAAGGACGCTGCTGCCAAAGTTTTATGGCTTGTACTGTGTCCAAGCCGGGGGCAAAAACATTCGGATTGTTGTGATGAACAACCTTCTGCCACGCTCTGTGAAAATGCACCTGAAATACGACCTGAAGGGCTCCACCTACAAACGTCGAGCGTCCCAGAAGGAACGGGAGAAGGTCTTCCCAACATACAAGGACTTGGATTTTATGCAGGACATCCCTGATGGCCTCTTCTTAGATTCAGACATGTATAACGCTCTGTGCAAAACGTTACAGAGAGACTGTTTG GTCCTGCAGAGTTTTAAAATCATGGATTATAGCTTGCTTGTGGCAATCCATAACATTGATCTGGCACAGAGAGAGCATGCGTTGGCAGATGGGACATCTCAGACCGACACGCGGCGACCCGCTGCCCAGAAGGCCCTCTACTCTACAGCCATGGAATCCATCCAAGGAGAGGCCCGGCGAGGTGGCACCATAGAGACAGATGACCA GATGGGAGGCATTCCAGCCCGTAACGCGAAGGGGGAGAGACTGCTCCTTTACATTGGCATCATTGATGTGCTGCAGTCCTACAG atTTGTCAAGAAGCTAGAGCATTCTTGGAAGGCCCTTGTACATGATGGG GACACTGTGTCTGTGCACAGACCCAGCTTCTATGCCGAAAGATTCCAACGGTTCATGTGCAACACAGCATTCAAGAAAATACCAT TAAAGCCATCCCCTTCTAAGAAGAGCCGGTCTGGCACCGCAGTTCCTCGTCGAAGCTGTCAAGGAGGAGTGCCTTTCCAGTCACATATGTCATGTGAGACAAAAGCACAAGTAACAACGGAGGTGGATGTAGAGCAAG GTTCCCACCTTGGTCGTCCAGATCTCCTGCCCAGGACTCTGCCAGTAGATGAAGCTAACAGCGATTCCGTCGCAACAACCCTGTCCACTTCTTCCTTGGGCAGCGGAGGCCTCAACTCACCCGCAAACAG GTCAGTGGGCGTACAAGTGCATAAAGCTGACAGCTCAGCAAAGGATTTGACTAGAGCAGCTACCGGCATCTTCTTGCCTAG TGGCTCCCCAGGGCCTTCAATACCCGAGCACTCCTCAGAACTGAGGGAACAGTTCGAAGACCTGCAGGAGACGGAGATAAGCTTT tga
- the PIP5K1A gene encoding phosphatidylinositol 4-phosphate 5-kinase type-1 alpha isoform X2: MAAAGPEPGDSGGGGLGGSSTFKKSLTPEMPGSSGQPGSQTIKKGHRGVDSTGETTYKKTTSSALKGAIQLGITHTVGSLSTKPERDVLMQDFYVVESIFFPSEGSNLTPAHHYNDFRFKTYAPVAFRYFRELFGIRPDDYLYSLCSEPLIELSNSGASGSLFYVSSDDEFIIKTVQHKEAEFLQKLLPGYYMNLNQNPRTLLPKFYGLYCVQAGGKNIRIVVMNNLLPRSVKMHLKYDLKGSTYKRRASQKEREKVFPTYKDLDFMQDIPDGLFLDSDMYNALCKTLQRDCLVLQSFKIMDYSLLVAIHNIDLAQREHALADGTSQTDTRRPAAQKALYSTAMESIQGEARRGGTIETDDQMGGIPARNAKGERLLLYIGIIDVLQSYRFVKKLEHSWKALVHDGDTVSVHRPSFYAERFQRFMCNTAFKKIPLKPSPSKKSRSGTAVPRRSCQGGVPFQSHMSCETKAQVTTEVDVEQGSHLGRPDLLPRTLPVDEANSDSVATTLSTSSLGSGGLNSPANRSVGVQVHKADSSAKDLTRAATGIFLPRSETESRQVEHSRGIEVRAAQSNQANR, from the exons atggcggcggcggggccggagccggggGACAGCGGAGGCGGCGGCCTGGGGG GATCATCTACTTTCAAAAAATCGCTCACGCCTGAG ATGCCAGGTTCTTCGGGACAGCCAGGCtcacagacaataaaaaaaggGCACAGAGGAGTGGATTCCACAGGCGAGACTACCTATAAAAAG ACAACATCATCTGCCTTGAAAGGTGCCATTCAGCTGGGCATTACACACACAGTTGGAAGCTTGAGCACCAAACCTGAAAGAGATGTTCTCATGCAAGATTTCTACGTGgtagaaagtattttcttcccaag TGAAGGGAGCAACCTGACCCCGGCTCATCACTACAATGATTTTCGGTTCAAAACCTATGCTCCAGTGGCCTTTCGTTATTTCCGGGAGCTGTTTGGGATCCGACCTGATGACTATCTG TACTCGCTCTGTAGTGAGCCACTCATCGAACTTTCTAACTCCGGGGCGAGCGGATCCCTCTTCTACGTATCCAGTGACGATGAGTTTATCATCAAAACAGTTCAGCACAAAGAGGCTGAGTtcttgcagaagctgctgcctggctACTATATG AACTTGAACCAGAACCCAAGGACGCTGCTGCCAAAGTTTTATGGCTTGTACTGTGTCCAAGCCGGGGGCAAAAACATTCGGATTGTTGTGATGAACAACCTTCTGCCACGCTCTGTGAAAATGCACCTGAAATACGACCTGAAGGGCTCCACCTACAAACGTCGAGCGTCCCAGAAGGAACGGGAGAAGGTCTTCCCAACATACAAGGACTTGGATTTTATGCAGGACATCCCTGATGGCCTCTTCTTAGATTCAGACATGTATAACGCTCTGTGCAAAACGTTACAGAGAGACTGTTTG GTCCTGCAGAGTTTTAAAATCATGGATTATAGCTTGCTTGTGGCAATCCATAACATTGATCTGGCACAGAGAGAGCATGCGTTGGCAGATGGGACATCTCAGACCGACACGCGGCGACCCGCTGCCCAGAAGGCCCTCTACTCTACAGCCATGGAATCCATCCAAGGAGAGGCCCGGCGAGGTGGCACCATAGAGACAGATGACCA GATGGGAGGCATTCCAGCCCGTAACGCGAAGGGGGAGAGACTGCTCCTTTACATTGGCATCATTGATGTGCTGCAGTCCTACAG atTTGTCAAGAAGCTAGAGCATTCTTGGAAGGCCCTTGTACATGATGGG GACACTGTGTCTGTGCACAGACCCAGCTTCTATGCCGAAAGATTCCAACGGTTCATGTGCAACACAGCATTCAAGAAAATACCAT TAAAGCCATCCCCTTCTAAGAAGAGCCGGTCTGGCACCGCAGTTCCTCGTCGAAGCTGTCAAGGAGGAGTGCCTTTCCAGTCACATATGTCATGTGAGACAAAAGCACAAGTAACAACGGAGGTGGATGTAGAGCAAG GTTCCCACCTTGGTCGTCCAGATCTCCTGCCCAGGACTCTGCCAGTAGATGAAGCTAACAGCGATTCCGTCGCAACAACCCTGTCCACTTCTTCCTTGGGCAGCGGAGGCCTCAACTCACCCGCAAACAG GTCAGTGGGCGTACAAGTGCATAAAGCTGACAGCTCAGCAAAGGATTTGACTAGAGCAGCTACCGGCATCTTCTTGCCTAG GTCAGAAACAGAGAGTCGCCAGGTAGAGCACTCCAGGGGGATTGAAGTCAGAGCAGCTCAGAGTAACCAGGCAAATAGGTGA
- the PIP5K1A gene encoding phosphatidylinositol 4-phosphate 5-kinase type-1 alpha isoform X4, which produces MAAAGPEPGDSGGGGLGGSSTFKKSLTPEMPGSSGQPGSQTIKKGHRGVDSTGETTYKKTTSSALKGAIQLGITHTVGSLSTKPERDVLMQDFYVVESIFFPSEGSNLTPAHHYNDFRFKTYAPVAFRYFRELFGIRPDDYLYSLCSEPLIELSNSGASGSLFYVSSDDEFIIKTVQHKEAEFLQKLLPGYYMNLNQNPRTLLPKFYGLYCVQAGGKNIRIVVMNNLLPRSVKMHLKYDLKGSTYKRRASQKEREKVFPTYKDLDFMQDIPDGLFLDSDMYNALCKTLQRDCLVLQSFKIMDYSLLVAIHNIDLAQREHALADGTSQTDTRRPAAQKALYSTAMESIQGEARRGGTIETDDQMGGIPARNAKGERLLLYIGIIDVLQSYRFVKKLEHSWKALVHDGDTVSVHRPSFYAERFQRFMCNTAFKKIPLKPSPSKKSRSGTAVPRRSCQGGVPFQSHMSCETKAQVTTEVDVEQGSHLGRPDLLPRTLPVDEANSDSVATTLSTSSLGSGGLNSPANSGSPGPSIPEHSSELREQFEDLQETEISF; this is translated from the exons atggcggcggcggggccggagccggggGACAGCGGAGGCGGCGGCCTGGGGG GATCATCTACTTTCAAAAAATCGCTCACGCCTGAG ATGCCAGGTTCTTCGGGACAGCCAGGCtcacagacaataaaaaaaggGCACAGAGGAGTGGATTCCACAGGCGAGACTACCTATAAAAAG ACAACATCATCTGCCTTGAAAGGTGCCATTCAGCTGGGCATTACACACACAGTTGGAAGCTTGAGCACCAAACCTGAAAGAGATGTTCTCATGCAAGATTTCTACGTGgtagaaagtattttcttcccaag TGAAGGGAGCAACCTGACCCCGGCTCATCACTACAATGATTTTCGGTTCAAAACCTATGCTCCAGTGGCCTTTCGTTATTTCCGGGAGCTGTTTGGGATCCGACCTGATGACTATCTG TACTCGCTCTGTAGTGAGCCACTCATCGAACTTTCTAACTCCGGGGCGAGCGGATCCCTCTTCTACGTATCCAGTGACGATGAGTTTATCATCAAAACAGTTCAGCACAAAGAGGCTGAGTtcttgcagaagctgctgcctggctACTATATG AACTTGAACCAGAACCCAAGGACGCTGCTGCCAAAGTTTTATGGCTTGTACTGTGTCCAAGCCGGGGGCAAAAACATTCGGATTGTTGTGATGAACAACCTTCTGCCACGCTCTGTGAAAATGCACCTGAAATACGACCTGAAGGGCTCCACCTACAAACGTCGAGCGTCCCAGAAGGAACGGGAGAAGGTCTTCCCAACATACAAGGACTTGGATTTTATGCAGGACATCCCTGATGGCCTCTTCTTAGATTCAGACATGTATAACGCTCTGTGCAAAACGTTACAGAGAGACTGTTTG GTCCTGCAGAGTTTTAAAATCATGGATTATAGCTTGCTTGTGGCAATCCATAACATTGATCTGGCACAGAGAGAGCATGCGTTGGCAGATGGGACATCTCAGACCGACACGCGGCGACCCGCTGCCCAGAAGGCCCTCTACTCTACAGCCATGGAATCCATCCAAGGAGAGGCCCGGCGAGGTGGCACCATAGAGACAGATGACCA GATGGGAGGCATTCCAGCCCGTAACGCGAAGGGGGAGAGACTGCTCCTTTACATTGGCATCATTGATGTGCTGCAGTCCTACAG atTTGTCAAGAAGCTAGAGCATTCTTGGAAGGCCCTTGTACATGATGGG GACACTGTGTCTGTGCACAGACCCAGCTTCTATGCCGAAAGATTCCAACGGTTCATGTGCAACACAGCATTCAAGAAAATACCAT TAAAGCCATCCCCTTCTAAGAAGAGCCGGTCTGGCACCGCAGTTCCTCGTCGAAGCTGTCAAGGAGGAGTGCCTTTCCAGTCACATATGTCATGTGAGACAAAAGCACAAGTAACAACGGAGGTGGATGTAGAGCAAG GTTCCCACCTTGGTCGTCCAGATCTCCTGCCCAGGACTCTGCCAGTAGATGAAGCTAACAGCGATTCCGTCGCAACAACCCTGTCCACTTCTTCCTTGGGCAGCGGAGGCCTCAACTCACCCGCAAACAG TGGCTCCCCAGGGCCTTCAATACCCGAGCACTCCTCAGAACTGAGGGAACAGTTCGAAGACCTGCAGGAGACGGAGATAAGCTTT tga